The Candidatus Schekmanbacteria bacterium genomic interval CTGAAGTTAATGGGATTTTTTCCATGAACCTAAGCAAGACGACTAAAGCCGCAAACGCCGCATTAATGGGGCTTGGGAAAACGCGCAGAATCGTAATATCAGACACCATGCTTTCTTCATACACACCTGATGAAATAGAAGCCGTAATAGCCCATGAACTTGGGCATCAGAAGGGAAGGCATCTTCTAAAAATGCTGCTATGGCAGACAGTGTTGATATTTATAAGTTTCAAACTGATTGACGCAATCTTTGCGTCCGGTTCTTCTAAGTTCGGTTTTACCGGAATGTCCGATATTGCGTCACTGCCGCTTTTCATACTTATAGCGTCATTCGTGAGCCTTGTGACTTTGCCGGCAATCAACAGTTTTTCGCGAAGCCTCGAGAGATATTCAGACCGTTTTGCTTTTTCACTTACAGCGAATGCGGAAGCTTTCAGAATGCTTATGGAAAGGCTTGCAGAGCAGAATCTTGCGGATAAGAATCCTAATGGGCTGATAGAGTTTGCTTTCCACAGCCATCCATCGATTGCAAAAAGAATAGACTATGTTTCTAAGCTTTCAAAAGACAAGAAGGAATAGAATATAATTAATTCCGGCCGGAAACTTTTAAAAGAGGCAGGAGTTTCTTCAGGCTCTTTTTTATCAGGTCGTTTTCTTTGTTTATTGTCAGACCACGTTTCCACTTCTTGAAGGCTTCGTCGAATTTCCCTATTTCATAATAAACGGAACCAAGGTTGTAATAACCGTTATCGAACTTTGGATTAAGCGATATTGCCTTCTCATATTGTTCTATGGCTTTTGTATACAATCCTCTGTTCTTGTAGAAAACTCCGCGATTATTGTAGTGTAGATAGTTAAACTTTGGAGCACTTCCGTTACCACCTTCTTTTTTCATCTCTTGTTATTACCTCCCATAAGCAAAAAAAATTTCTCATAAAGATATTAGCATGTTTCATGCCAGACTCTTTTATTTCTGACATAGGAAAGATAGTGCTTTAAAATTCAATAAATTACTATAACTAATTCATTTTAGTAGAAAATAATTTGTGACATTTTAGTCCAGACTCTTTGACAAATATGGCAAAGGGAGGATGAAATAATAGTATAAGTTTGTTAACCAATTCGGAGGCAGGCAAATGAACGATACGATTTATAATATGAGCTCATATTTTTCAATTCTTCAGGGGAACAGGTGGACTTATTTCAATAAGTCTGACCGCGGAGAAAAAGAAGTAAGTTATAAGATTGAAGGTTCTGAAATATTTCACGGCGTGGAAGTTCCAAAGAAGGTGCAGGTTGATAATGAAGAGGAGTATTTCTGCACCCTTGTTGATCCTGTTTACGGTGTAAGGGATTACAAACATCATCTGGGAATGGCGCC includes:
- a CDS encoding M48 family metallopeptidase, with translation MTFSETDGKAKKYAFEGRILTVTTLVTETAFLVWFLFSGASILVRDYCLLLTANYYAAVFGYFLLFFGILEALSLPFSFVSGFLVEHRYGQSNRTFGGWCWDEIKGVAVSIILGGISVEVLYLIIKKSSSAWWIIASLVFTFFSVILARLAPVLLMPLFYKFTPIEDECLKNRLLELARRGGAEVNGIFSMNLSKTTKAANAALMGLGKTRRIVISDTMLSSYTPDEIEAVIAHELGHQKGRHLLKMLLWQTVLIFISFKLIDAIFASGSSKFGFTGMSDIASLPLFILIASFVSLVTLPAINSFSRSLERYSDRFAFSLTANAEAFRMLMERLAEQNLADKNPNGLIEFAFHSHPSIAKRIDYVSKLSKDKKE
- a CDS encoding tetratricopeptide repeat protein — encoded protein: MKKEGGNGSAPKFNYLHYNNRGVFYKNRGLYTKAIEQYEKAISLNPKFDNGYYNLGSVYYEIGKFDEAFKKWKRGLTINKENDLIKKSLKKLLPLLKVSGRN